A part of Setaria viridis chromosome 8, Setaria_viridis_v4.0, whole genome shotgun sequence genomic DNA contains:
- the LOC117866824 gene encoding uncharacterized protein has product MRQWKSLVPALHLHAPGAAASCFPHPPSPSPCPSPPREEEDPASLLPPPPPEKDGKAKVVRLVGCDGRVRAYPPPVTARELMQQHPRHLVCRADALLIGEKIPAVAPGEELQPGQAYFLLPAHLFRSVLSFVSLASSLLLLLSTAGAAGKAAGKQQGRPFELHRTASGTLQIKFSDDFLVGGGGCGGASDETPAAEAKPGVLRGDARLAKDYEELVGYGKSRRWAPKLETIEEVVVAAAAASPDAAAPTPERRRSRALPFLGRLGSRRRRDTCSGGSAVACSG; this is encoded by the coding sequence ATGAGGCAGTGGAAGTCGCTGGTCCCCGCGCTTCACCTGCacgcccccggcgccgcggcgtccTGCTTCCCGcacccgccgtcgccgtcgccctgcccctcgccgccccgggaggaggaggacccggcgtccctcctccctcctccgccgccggagaagGATGGCAAGGCGAAGGTGGTGCGGCTGGTGGGGTGCGACGGGCGGGTCCGGGCGTACCCGCCGCCGGTGACGGCGCGGGAGCTGATGCAGCAGCACCCGCGGCACCTGGTGTGCCGCGCCGACGCGCTGCTGATCGGGGAGAAGATCCCCGCCGTGGCGCCCGGGGAGgagctgcagcccgggcaggcctacttcctcctccccgcgcaCCTCTTCCGCTCCGTCCTCTCCTTCGTCTCCCTCGCCTcctcgctgctgctcctcctctccaccgcgggcgccgccggcaaGGCCGCTGGCAAGCAGCAGGGCCGGCCGTTCGAGCTCCACCGCACCGCGTCGGGGACGCTGCAGATCAAGTTCTCCGACGActtcctcgtcggcggcggcggatgcggcggGGCGTCGGACGAGACGCCCGCGGCCGAGGCCAAGCCCGGCGTGCTGCGCGGGGACGCGCGCCTCGCCAAGGACTACGAGGAGCTGGTCGGGTACGGCAAGTCCCGCCGCTGGGCGCCCAAGCTGGAGACCATCGAGGAAGTCGTGgtggcagccgccgccgcctcacccgacGCCGCGGCGCCCACCCCGGAGCGCAGGAGGAGCCGCGCGCTGCCGTTCCTCGGGCGCCTcggcagccggcgccggcgggacacctgcagcggcggcagcgccgttGCGTGCTCCGGCTAG